The Oxalobacteraceae bacterium OTU3CINTB1 genome includes a window with the following:
- a CDS encoding TlpA family protein disulfide reductase yields the protein MKIKAISILLAAALGASSAFALEKGAPAPQFDLQGMDGPVQLAKLTGKVVYVDFWASWCGPCRQSFPWMNEMQAKYGPRGLQIIGVNVDAKSEDAKTFLAATPAKFTIAFDPKGATPRQYGIKGMPSSVLIGPDGKVLLEHSGFRDADRAELEAKIQSALGAVK from the coding sequence ATGAAAATCAAAGCCATATCGATCTTGCTGGCCGCCGCGCTGGGCGCATCGTCCGCGTTCGCGCTGGAGAAGGGCGCACCCGCGCCGCAGTTCGACCTGCAGGGCATGGACGGCCCCGTCCAGCTGGCGAAATTGACCGGCAAGGTGGTGTACGTCGACTTTTGGGCCTCGTGGTGCGGCCCGTGCCGCCAGTCCTTCCCGTGGATGAACGAGATGCAGGCCAAGTACGGCCCGCGCGGCCTGCAGATCATCGGCGTCAACGTCGACGCCAAAAGCGAGGACGCCAAGACCTTCCTGGCGGCGACGCCGGCCAAGTTCACCATCGCCTTCGATCCGAAGGGCGCGACGCCGCGCCAGTACGGCATCAAGGGCATGCCGAGCAGCGTGTTGATCGGGCCTGACGGCAAGGTGCTGCTGGAGCATTCGGGCTTCCGCGACGCCGACCGCGCCGAGCTGGAAGCGAAGATTCAATCCGCACTGGGAGCCGTTAAATGA